A genome region from Hevea brasiliensis isolate MT/VB/25A 57/8 chromosome 9, ASM3005281v1, whole genome shotgun sequence includes the following:
- the LOC110638834 gene encoding sucrose synthase 6 isoform X2, producing the protein MASGPSLKRSDSIADNMPEALKQSRYHMKKCFAKYVQKGRRIMKLQHLLDEMEDVIDDQMERTKVLEGLLGDIWHSTQEALVNPPHVAFSIRPSPGFWEYVKVNSADLTVEGITATEYLKFKEVIFDESWAKDVNALEVDFGAFDFSMPRLTLSSSIGNGLNFVSKFVTSKLSGSLENAQPLVDYLLSLNHHGEKLMINDNLNTVSKLQMALIVAEVYLSGLSKDTPYQNFELSFKEWGFEKGWGDTTERVKETMRSLSEVLQAPDPVNMEKFFSRVPTIFNVVIFSPHGYFGQSNVLGLPDTGGQVVYILDQVKALEEELLLRIKHQGLDVKPHIIVVTRLIPEARGTKCNQELEAINGTKHSNILRVPFSIEDWVLRQWVSRFDVYPYIEKFTQDVTVKVLDLMDGKPDLIIGNYTDGNLAATLMANNLGITQATIAHALEKTKYEDSDIKWKELDPKYHFSCQFIADTIAMNAADFIIASTYQEIAGSKERPGQYESHTAFTLPGLCRIVSGINVFDPKFNIAAPGADQSVYFPNTEKQKRFTQFHPAIEELLYSKEENEEHIGYLADRSKPIIFSMARLDIVKNLTGLTEWYGKNKRLRNLVNLVIVGAFFDPTKSKDREEMAEIRKMHALIEKYQLKSQFRWIAAQTDRQRNGELYRGIADTKGAFVQPALYEAFGLTVIEAMNCGLPTFATNQGGPAEIIVDGVSGFLIDPNNGDESSNKIADFFAKCKEDPGHWNKFSVDGLKRINECYTWKIYANRVLNMGCMYTFWRQLTKEQKQAKQRYIQLLYNLQFRSVVKNVPIPTEEAQQQAEPKPESKAASRQVT; encoded by the exons GATCAGATGGAGAGAACCAAGGTCTTGGAAGGTTTACTTGGGGACATATGGCACTCCACTCAG GAAGCACTGGTTAATCCTCCACATGTAGCTTTTTCCATAAGACCAAGTCCTGGTTTCTGGGAATATGTAAAGGTTAACTCTGCCGATCTCACTGTTGAGGGAATCACTGCTACCGaatatttaaaattcaaagaagtgATATTTGATGAGTCCTG GGCAAAAGATGTGAATGCATTGGAAGTGGATTTTGGAGCATTTGATTTCTCTATGCCTCGCTTGACATTGTCTTCTTCCATTGGCAATGGACTCAACTTTGTTTCCAAGTTTGTCACTTCAAAGTTAAGTGGGAGCTTGGAGAATGCTCAGCCTTTGGTGGATTACTTACTATCACTCAATCATCATGGAGAG AAACTTATGATCAATGACAACCTTAATACTGTTTCAAAGCTTCAGATGGCACTGATAGTTGCTGAAGTTTACCTCTCAGGCCTTTCCAAGGACACTCCATATCAAAATTTTGAGCTAAG CTTCAAAGAGTGGGGCTTTGAGAAGGGATGGGGTGATACCACAGAGAGAGTGAAGGAGACAATGAGATCACTCTCAGAAGTTCTCCAAGCTCCAGATCCAGTGAACATGGAGAAGTTCTTTAGCCGGGTGCCAACAATATTCAATGTTGTAATCTTCTCTCCTCATGGCTACTTTGGGCAATCAAACGTTCTTGGCTTGCCCGATACTGGTGGTCAG GTAGTCTACATCCTGGACCAAGTGAAAGCTTTGGAAGAGGAGTTGCTTCTCAGGATTAAGCATCAAGGGCTTGATGTGAAGCCTCATATTATAGTG GTCACAAGACTAATTCCTGAGGCTCGTGGAACTAAGTGCAACCAGGAATTGGAAGCAATTAATGGCACAAAGCATTCCAACATCCTTCGAGTACCATTTAGCATTGAAGACTGGGTCCTCCGCCAGTGGGTTTCTCGTTTCGATGTCTATCCGTATATTGAGAAGTTTACTCAG GATGTTACGGTTAAGGTACTAGACCTCATGGATGGAAAACCAGATCTCATCATTGGAAACTATACTGATGGGAATTTAGCAGCTACTCTCATGGCTAACAATCTTGGGATAACTCAG GCAACTATTGCACATGCTTTGGAGAAGACAAAATATGAAGATTCAGACATCAAATGGAAGGAATTAGACCCCAAGTATCACTTCTCATGCCAATTCATAGCTGATACAATTGCAATGAATGCAGCGGATTTTATCATAGCAAGCACATACCAGGAGATTGCAGGAAG CAAAGAAAGACCAGGACAGTATGAGAGCCATACAGCCTTTACTCTCCCAGGGTTGTGTAGAATTGTTTCGGGCATTAATGTCTTTGATCCGAAATTCAATATAGCTGCACCTGGTGCTGACCAATCTGTCTACTTCCCAAACACTGAGAAACAGAAAAGATTCACACAGTTTCATCCTGCCATTGAAGAACTGCTGTATAGTAAAGAGGAGAATGAAGAACACAT TGGATATCTAGCAGACAGGAGCAAACCTATTATCTTCTCAATGGCGAGGCTTGATATAGTAAAGAACCTTACTGGACTAACCGAGTGGTATGGGAAGAACAAAAGGCTAAGAAATTTGGTTAATCTTGTCATAGTAGGGGCCTTCTTTGATCCTACCAAATCCAAAGACAGAGAAGAGATGGCTGAAATTAGGAAGATGCATGCTTTGATAGAGAAGTACCAACTCAAAAGTCAGTTCAGATGGATAGCAGCACAGACAGACAGGCAGCGAAACGGAGAACTCTATCGCGGCATTGCAGACACAAAGGGTGCTTTCGTGCAGCCAGCTCTGTATGAAGCATTTGGACTCACAGTTATTGAGGCAATGAACTGTGGATTACCTACCTTTGCAACCAATCAAGGAGGTCCAGCTGAAATAATTGTTGATGGGGTCTCAGGATTCCTTATTGATCCCAACAATGGAGATGAGTCGAGCAACAAAATTGCCGACTTCTTTGCGAAATGTAAAGAGGATCCAGGGCACTGGAATAAGTTTTCAGTGGATGGATTGAAACGCATAAATGAATG CTACACTTGGAAGATATATGCAAACAGGGTATTGAATATGGGTTGCATGTATACTTTCTGGAGGCAGCTGACCAAGGAACAGAAACAAGCAAAACAAAGATACATCCAACTGTTATATAATCTCCAATTCAGGAGCGTG GTGAAGAATGTGCCAATCCCAACTGAAGAAGCTCAGCAGCAAGCAGAACCAAAGCCGGAAAGCAAAGCTGCGTCAAGGCAAGTAACTTAA
- the LOC110638834 gene encoding sucrose synthase 6 isoform X1, whose translation MASGPSLKRSDSIADNMPEALKQSRYHMKKCFAKYVQKGRRIMKLQHLLDEMEDVIDDQMERTKVLEGLLGDIWHSTQEALVNPPHVAFSIRPSPGFWEYVKVNSADLTVEGITATEYLKFKEVIFDESWAKDVNALEVDFGAFDFSMPRLTLSSSIGNGLNFVSKFVTSKLSGSLENAQPLVDYLLSLNHHGEKLMINDNLNTVSKLQMALIVAEVYLSGLSKDTPYQNFELSFKEWGFEKGWGDTTERVKETMRSLSEVLQAPDPVNMEKFFSRVPTIFNVVIFSPHGYFGQSNVLGLPDTGGQVVYILDQVKALEEELLLRIKHQGLDVKPHIIVVTRLIPEARGTKCNQELEAINGTKHSNILRVPFSIEDWVLRQWVSRFDVYPYIEKFTQDVTVKVLDLMDGKPDLIIGNYTDGNLAATLMANNLGITQATIAHALEKTKYEDSDIKWKELDPKYHFSCQFIADTIAMNAADFIIASTYQEIAGSKERPGQYESHTAFTLPGLCRIVSGINVFDPKFNIAAPGADQSVYFPNTEKQKRFTQFHPAIEELLYSKEENEEHIGYLADRSKPIIFSMARLDIVKNLTGLTEWYGKNKRLRNLVNLVIVGAFFDPTKSKDREEMAEIRKMHALIEKYQLKSQFRWIAAQTDRQRNGELYRGIADTKGAFVQPALYEAFGLTVIEAMNCGLPTFATNQGGPAEIIVDGVSGFLIDPNNGDESSNKIADFFAKCKEDPGHWNKFSVDGLKRINECYTWKIYANRVLNMGCMYTFWRQLTKEQKQAKQRYIQLLYNLQFRSVVKNVPIPTEEAQQQAEPKPESKAASSTRRSQSRLQRLFGA comes from the exons GATCAGATGGAGAGAACCAAGGTCTTGGAAGGTTTACTTGGGGACATATGGCACTCCACTCAG GAAGCACTGGTTAATCCTCCACATGTAGCTTTTTCCATAAGACCAAGTCCTGGTTTCTGGGAATATGTAAAGGTTAACTCTGCCGATCTCACTGTTGAGGGAATCACTGCTACCGaatatttaaaattcaaagaagtgATATTTGATGAGTCCTG GGCAAAAGATGTGAATGCATTGGAAGTGGATTTTGGAGCATTTGATTTCTCTATGCCTCGCTTGACATTGTCTTCTTCCATTGGCAATGGACTCAACTTTGTTTCCAAGTTTGTCACTTCAAAGTTAAGTGGGAGCTTGGAGAATGCTCAGCCTTTGGTGGATTACTTACTATCACTCAATCATCATGGAGAG AAACTTATGATCAATGACAACCTTAATACTGTTTCAAAGCTTCAGATGGCACTGATAGTTGCTGAAGTTTACCTCTCAGGCCTTTCCAAGGACACTCCATATCAAAATTTTGAGCTAAG CTTCAAAGAGTGGGGCTTTGAGAAGGGATGGGGTGATACCACAGAGAGAGTGAAGGAGACAATGAGATCACTCTCAGAAGTTCTCCAAGCTCCAGATCCAGTGAACATGGAGAAGTTCTTTAGCCGGGTGCCAACAATATTCAATGTTGTAATCTTCTCTCCTCATGGCTACTTTGGGCAATCAAACGTTCTTGGCTTGCCCGATACTGGTGGTCAG GTAGTCTACATCCTGGACCAAGTGAAAGCTTTGGAAGAGGAGTTGCTTCTCAGGATTAAGCATCAAGGGCTTGATGTGAAGCCTCATATTATAGTG GTCACAAGACTAATTCCTGAGGCTCGTGGAACTAAGTGCAACCAGGAATTGGAAGCAATTAATGGCACAAAGCATTCCAACATCCTTCGAGTACCATTTAGCATTGAAGACTGGGTCCTCCGCCAGTGGGTTTCTCGTTTCGATGTCTATCCGTATATTGAGAAGTTTACTCAG GATGTTACGGTTAAGGTACTAGACCTCATGGATGGAAAACCAGATCTCATCATTGGAAACTATACTGATGGGAATTTAGCAGCTACTCTCATGGCTAACAATCTTGGGATAACTCAG GCAACTATTGCACATGCTTTGGAGAAGACAAAATATGAAGATTCAGACATCAAATGGAAGGAATTAGACCCCAAGTATCACTTCTCATGCCAATTCATAGCTGATACAATTGCAATGAATGCAGCGGATTTTATCATAGCAAGCACATACCAGGAGATTGCAGGAAG CAAAGAAAGACCAGGACAGTATGAGAGCCATACAGCCTTTACTCTCCCAGGGTTGTGTAGAATTGTTTCGGGCATTAATGTCTTTGATCCGAAATTCAATATAGCTGCACCTGGTGCTGACCAATCTGTCTACTTCCCAAACACTGAGAAACAGAAAAGATTCACACAGTTTCATCCTGCCATTGAAGAACTGCTGTATAGTAAAGAGGAGAATGAAGAACACAT TGGATATCTAGCAGACAGGAGCAAACCTATTATCTTCTCAATGGCGAGGCTTGATATAGTAAAGAACCTTACTGGACTAACCGAGTGGTATGGGAAGAACAAAAGGCTAAGAAATTTGGTTAATCTTGTCATAGTAGGGGCCTTCTTTGATCCTACCAAATCCAAAGACAGAGAAGAGATGGCTGAAATTAGGAAGATGCATGCTTTGATAGAGAAGTACCAACTCAAAAGTCAGTTCAGATGGATAGCAGCACAGACAGACAGGCAGCGAAACGGAGAACTCTATCGCGGCATTGCAGACACAAAGGGTGCTTTCGTGCAGCCAGCTCTGTATGAAGCATTTGGACTCACAGTTATTGAGGCAATGAACTGTGGATTACCTACCTTTGCAACCAATCAAGGAGGTCCAGCTGAAATAATTGTTGATGGGGTCTCAGGATTCCTTATTGATCCCAACAATGGAGATGAGTCGAGCAACAAAATTGCCGACTTCTTTGCGAAATGTAAAGAGGATCCAGGGCACTGGAATAAGTTTTCAGTGGATGGATTGAAACGCATAAATGAATG CTACACTTGGAAGATATATGCAAACAGGGTATTGAATATGGGTTGCATGTATACTTTCTGGAGGCAGCTGACCAAGGAACAGAAACAAGCAAAACAAAGATACATCCAACTGTTATATAATCTCCAATTCAGGAGCGTG GTGAAGAATGTGCCAATCCCAACTGAAGAAGCTCAGCAGCAAGCAGAACCAAAGCCGGAAAGCAAAGCTGCGTCAAG CACAAGACGCAGTCAGTCTCGATTGCAAAG GTTGTTCGGAGCTTAA